Proteins encoded by one window of Lathyrus oleraceus cultivar Zhongwan6 chromosome 1, CAAS_Psat_ZW6_1.0, whole genome shotgun sequence:
- the LOC127121969 gene encoding SPX domain-containing protein 4 produces the protein MKFGKEFKTHLEETIPEWRDKFLCYKPLKKLLKHHLPATTTTTTATPIPINLHLHFLQQPFSPNILQAWFLRILNQELEKFNDFYVDKEEEFVIRFQELKERIECLKEKSSKSAKYTSDCEFSEEMMDIRKDLVTIHGEMVLLKNYSSLNFAGLIKILKKYDKRTGGLLRLPFTQIVLRQPFFTTEPLTRLVHECEENLELLFPLQEEVIQSTSHPEHETRPPGDNTTNTLPESSSTLGEEPMYLYRSTLAAMRAIKGLQKASSTCNPFSFSSLFSNQDDDSNGAVTAENSAANSPDTLQNEEGTGKEDTD, from the exons ATGAAATTCGGAAAAGAGTTCAAAACCCATCTCGAAGAAACAATCCCTGAATGGAGAGATAAATTTCTATGCTACAAACCATTGAAGAAGCTTCTCAAACATCACTTACCagccaccaccaccacaacaacagCAACACCGATACccatcaatcttcatcttcacTTTCTTCAACAACCCTTTTCTCCTAACATCTTGCAGGCTTGGTTTCTTCGGATTCTTAATCAAGAGCTTGAAAAGTTTAATGATTTCTACGTTGACAAAGAGGAAGAGTTTGTTATCCGATTTCAG GAGCTGAAAGAGAGAATTGAGTGTCTTAAAGAAAAAAGCAGCAAGAGCGCAAAGTACACTTCTGACTGTGAATTTAGTGAAGAAATGATGGACATTAGGAAGGACTTGGTTACCATCCATGGAGAGATGGTGCTCTTAAAAAACTACAGCTCCTTAAACTTTGCAG GACTAATTAAAATTTTGAAGAAGTATGATAAAAGAACTGGCGGGTTATTGCGTCTTCCTTTTACACAAATTGTTCTTCGACAACCTTTTTTCACTACCGAGCCTCTGACAAGGCTAGTTCATGAATGCGAGGAAAATCTCGAGCTACTCTTTCCCTTACAAGAAGAAGTAATTCAATCAACTTCTCATCCAGAACATGAGACTAGACCACCTGGAGATAATACAACGAATACCTTACCAGAGTCATCCTCAACCCTTGGAGAGGAACCGATGTATTTATATCGAAGCACTCTTGCTGCTATGAGAGCCATAAAGGGCCTTCAGAAAGCTTCCTCCACCTGCAATCCATTTTCGTTTTCTTCTCTCTTTAGCAACCAAGATGATGATAGTAATGGTGCTGTAACTGCTGAAAACTCTGCAGCGAATTCTCCGGATACCTTGCAAAACGAGGAAGGCACGGGTAAAGAAGACACTGACTAA